A region of Necator americanus strain Aroian chromosome I, whole genome shotgun sequence DNA encodes the following proteins:
- a CDS encoding hypothetical protein (NECATOR_CHRI.G4175.T1), whose product MSNAAIVPCSSLKMAGLIVAIVEMFLVVLSVYGLLRNLHLFGSSYLFWFILGIFSVIVIIFAIALMLYAIKKEKARWLIPHLSAQVFLILFLIIVAIVVAILLLFGAYRGIRNLLGVYDYHMSDDSTFLLGIMIIVIYLFVAILEIFFLIIVWKLYKHLRDYSSIDHYYADDKNVQWTTIGLPPKDNAHGSPTMGDVYPYGQQQQGNML is encoded by the exons ATGAGCAACGCCGCCATCGTACCATGTTCCAGCCTTAAG ATGGCAGGTTTAATAGTAGCCATTGTCGAGATGTTTCTTGTGGTTCTATCTGTCTATGGTCTGCTACGTAATCTTCACCTGTTCGGATCCAGTTATCTATTTTGGTTTATTCTTG gAATCTTTTCCGTTATTGTAATCATCTTCGCTATTGCACTTATGCTTTATGcaatcaaaaaagagaaagcacGTTGGCTCATCCCTCATTTGAGTGCGCAG GTTTTCCTCATCCTGTTCCTCATCATCGTCGCTATCGTTGTCGCCATTCTACTGCTATTTGGTGCATATCGTGGCATTCGAAACCTACTGGGCGTCTACGACTACCATATGAGCGATGACT caaCATTCCTCCTCGGAATCATGATTATCGTCATCTACCTTTTCGTGGctattctggaaattttcttcttgatcaTCGTCTGGAAACTTTACAA GCATCTACGGGATTACAGCAGCATTGACCATTATTATGCTGACGACAAAAATGTACAATGGACAACTATCGGTTTACCTCCAAAG GACAATGCACATGGATCACCGACGATGGGCGACGTATATCCATATGGACAACAACAGCAAGGGAACATGTTGTAG